Proteins from a genomic interval of Hornefia porci:
- a CDS encoding thiolase family protein: MKEVVIVDGARTAFGRRGGIFRVYTPSDLAGKTIRGLCEKTGILDKGKVDAVFAGCAWGDVDCNNFARYSTLKAGLPYETSSTFIEMQCGSSIACINNAALQLQAGVIDVAIAGGAETHSRTAFKFSTCVTPFREQPPAAARMRLAPVEEDDISMIEIADRMAKKWGVTREECDRFAYDSQMRAKAAIEKGYFKDEILPIEVKYSRKSDPVIVDTDEHPRPNTTLEGLAGMRPVMEGGVTTAGNASGLNDGAAFVLMMTKEKAEELGYRPLARWVGGKDVGVDPKEMGIGPAFSNMSLLNRFGLKVSDMEVIECNEAFAAQNLSVIRQMEAMSGETIDRSRWNPLGGAIAFGHPNGASGGRLCLFTMKELIRRKGRYGLFSACCGGGLGVSTLIENIYE, from the coding sequence ATGAAAGAAGTAGTGATCGTAGACGGTGCGCGCACCGCATTCGGCAGACGCGGAGGAATATTCCGCGTGTACACGCCGTCGGATCTGGCCGGAAAGACCATCCGCGGGCTTTGTGAGAAAACGGGGATTCTGGACAAAGGAAAGGTCGACGCTGTGTTCGCCGGATGCGCCTGGGGCGACGTGGACTGCAACAACTTTGCCCGGTATTCGACGCTGAAGGCGGGCCTTCCCTACGAGACGTCCTCTACCTTCATCGAAATGCAGTGTGGTTCTTCCATCGCCTGCATCAACAACGCGGCGCTGCAGCTTCAGGCCGGCGTCATCGATGTCGCCATCGCCGGCGGTGCGGAAACGCACAGCAGGACCGCGTTCAAATTCTCCACGTGCGTGACGCCGTTCAGGGAGCAGCCTCCCGCTGCGGCCAGAATGCGTCTGGCGCCGGTGGAGGAGGATGATATCTCCATGATTGAGATAGCCGACCGGATGGCGAAGAAGTGGGGCGTGACGAGAGAAGAGTGCGACCGGTTTGCCTATGACAGCCAGATGCGGGCGAAGGCCGCCATCGAGAAGGGATATTTCAAAGATGAAATTCTTCCCATTGAAGTGAAATACAGCAGAAAGAGTGATCCGGTCATCGTCGATACGGACGAGCATCCGCGGCCGAATACGACGCTGGAGGGACTCGCAGGAATGCGGCCGGTCATGGAGGGCGGCGTGACAACTGCAGGTAACGCTTCCGGTCTCAACGACGGAGCTGCTTTTGTCCTGATGATGACAAAGGAAAAGGCGGAGGAACTGGGTTACCGTCCTCTGGCAAGATGGGTCGGCGGAAAGGACGTCGGCGTGGACCCGAAGGAGATGGGAATCGGCCCCGCTTTCTCCAACATGAGCCTGCTGAACCGTTTCGGGCTGAAGGTATCGGACATGGAGGTCATCGAATGCAATGAAGCCTTCGCGGCACAGAACCTGAGTGTGATCCGTCAGATGGAGGCCATGAGCGGAGAGACAATCGACCGCAGCAGATGGAATCCGCTGGGCGGAGCCATTGCGTTCGGTCATCCGAACGGGGCGTCCGGCGGAAGACTCTGCCTGTTCACCATGAAGGAGCTGATCCGGCGCAAGGGAAGATACGGACTGTTCTCCGCCTGCTGCGGCGGCGGTCTGGGCGTGTCCACGCTGATTGAAAACATTTACGAATAG
- a CDS encoding enoyl-CoA hydratase/isomerase family protein, which produces MMTQASLTIGEGVALISVERPEALNALNRDIVDQIDVLIDRVAEDESVRCLILHSDRNFAAGADIKAMASCDEEGAKAFCFSPTYNKLTRLSVPVIAAIEGYALGGGMELALTADIRIAGESAKMGFPEVTLGIFPGAGGTIRAPKLIGEALAKELIFTGDPIDADRALSIGLVNKVVDDDQVLETAMKMAKRIARRGPVAVRMAKDVINRGLLDNNVEKGTELEAEQWAKLFNTEDQKEGMKAFMEKRKPEFRNR; this is translated from the coding sequence ATGATGACACAGGCAAGTCTGACGATTGGAGAAGGCGTCGCCCTGATCAGCGTGGAGCGGCCAGAGGCGCTGAACGCGCTGAACAGAGATATTGTGGATCAGATCGATGTGCTGATCGACCGGGTGGCGGAGGATGAATCCGTCCGCTGCCTGATCCTGCACAGTGACAGAAATTTCGCAGCGGGAGCAGATATCAAGGCGATGGCGTCCTGCGACGAGGAAGGGGCGAAGGCGTTCTGCTTTTCACCGACATATAACAAGCTGACAAGATTAAGTGTACCTGTCATTGCCGCAATCGAGGGCTATGCCCTCGGCGGCGGCATGGAACTGGCACTGACTGCAGATATCAGAATCGCAGGAGAGAGTGCGAAGATGGGATTCCCGGAAGTCACTCTGGGAATCTTCCCGGGAGCGGGAGGAACCATCCGTGCACCCAAACTGATCGGAGAAGCTCTGGCCAAAGAACTGATTTTTACTGGAGATCCGATTGATGCTGACCGTGCACTTTCCATCGGTCTGGTCAACAAAGTAGTTGACGACGATCAGGTGCTGGAGACCGCGATGAAAATGGCGAAACGCATCGCCCGTCGCGGTCCTGTGGCAGTCCGCATGGCGAAGGACGTGATCAACAGGGGTCTTCTGGACAACAATGTCGAGAAGGGCACAGAGCTGGAAGCGGAACAGTGGGCGAAGCTGTTCAATACAGAGGATCAGAAAGAAGGAATGAAGGCATTCATGGAAAAGAGAAAGCCTGAGTTCAGAAATCGATAA
- a CDS encoding 3-hydroxyacyl-CoA dehydrogenase family protein, producing MIKKVGVVGAGMMGAEIALCFAREGYPTMLNDISLEIAENGKKKQEKILDKSISKGKITEEDKAKTLENVHPTGDIKDLADCDLVIEAVLEVWDVKKSVHENLDKYCKAETIIATNTSSISISKLASCVGAERKGQFIGTHFNSPASVMKLVEVIPGLLTDDATAEEITELLDKIGKVPVRVKDVVGFGLNRIFHCMYAEACRLVEEGVCSAEDVDKICKYGLGHPMGIFALLDITGHDLNLEVDEILFEAYGDRFRPSPQIQRLVDSGRLGRKTGAGFYDYGEKK from the coding sequence ATGATAAAAAAAGTAGGAGTTGTCGGCGCCGGCATGATGGGCGCCGAGATCGCACTGTGCTTCGCGAGAGAGGGATATCCGACGATGCTGAATGATATCAGCCTGGAGATTGCGGAGAACGGAAAGAAAAAGCAGGAGAAGATCCTGGACAAGAGCATCAGCAAAGGGAAGATTACGGAGGAGGACAAAGCGAAAACGCTGGAGAATGTCCATCCCACCGGAGATATAAAGGACCTGGCGGACTGCGACCTGGTCATTGAGGCTGTGCTGGAGGTCTGGGATGTGAAGAAGAGCGTCCATGAAAATCTGGATAAGTACTGTAAAGCAGAGACGATTATTGCGACGAACACCTCCTCAATTTCCATCAGCAAGCTGGCGTCCTGCGTCGGTGCGGAGAGAAAGGGACAGTTTATCGGAACCCACTTCAATTCGCCGGCAAGTGTGATGAAACTGGTTGAGGTGATCCCCGGCCTGCTGACAGACGACGCTACGGCAGAAGAAATCACTGAACTTCTGGATAAAATAGGTAAGGTTCCCGTCCGCGTCAAAGACGTGGTGGGATTCGGGCTGAACCGGATCTTCCACTGCATGTACGCGGAAGCCTGCCGACTGGTTGAAGAAGGCGTCTGCTCGGCAGAGGATGTGGATAAAATCTGCAAATACGGTCTGGGTCATCCTATGGGAATTTTCGCACTGCTGGATATTACCGGGCATGATCTGAACCTTGAAGTAGATGAAATTCTGTTTGAGGCATACGGCGACCGTTTCCGCCCGAGTCCGCAGATCCAGAGACTGGTGGACTCCGGCCGGCTGGGCAGAAAGACCGGTGCAGGATTTTATGACTACGGGGAGAAGAAATGA
- a CDS encoding SPL family radical SAM protein, translating into MHFVTAKGILSPRNGMNLYRGCTHGCIYCDSRSRCYHMDHEFEDIEVKENAAELLETALRQKRKKCMLATGSMTDPYIPLEDELGSVRKALELAARYGFGFTLITKSDRVLRDLDLLRAINEKTKCVVQMTLTTCDETLCRRIEPNVSTTKERAAALRKLNEAGIPTVVWLCPILPFINDTEENIRGIIDYCAEAKVRGVICFGMGMTLREGSREYFYRQLDRLFPGIKEKYIRTYGMRYQLESPRADMLMDLFHSLCEEKGILHDNDQIFEYLSTFEEKNESVQLDLFEDLMTV; encoded by the coding sequence ATGCACTTTGTAACAGCGAAAGGAATTTTATCTCCGCGAAACGGAATGAATCTGTACCGGGGCTGCACTCATGGCTGTATTTACTGTGATTCCAGAAGCCGGTGTTACCATATGGATCATGAATTTGAAGATATTGAGGTCAAGGAAAACGCCGCGGAGCTGCTGGAGACCGCGCTGCGGCAGAAACGGAAAAAATGCATGCTGGCGACAGGCTCTATGACTGATCCTTACATTCCTCTGGAGGATGAACTTGGGAGCGTCCGTAAGGCGCTGGAGCTTGCCGCACGATATGGCTTCGGGTTTACTTTGATCACAAAATCAGACCGGGTGCTGCGGGATCTCGATCTGCTGAGGGCAATCAATGAGAAAACAAAATGTGTTGTGCAGATGACGCTGACAACCTGCGATGAAACACTCTGCCGCCGGATTGAACCGAACGTGAGCACGACAAAGGAACGTGCGGCCGCTCTGCGAAAGCTGAATGAGGCGGGTATTCCGACTGTCGTCTGGCTCTGCCCGATCCTTCCTTTTATCAATGACACGGAAGAGAATATCCGGGGCATCATCGATTATTGTGCGGAGGCGAAGGTGCGCGGAGTGATCTGTTTTGGAATGGGGATGACACTTCGCGAAGGCAGCCGCGAGTACTTCTACCGCCAGCTGGACAGGCTTTTCCCCGGAATAAAGGAAAAATACATACGGACTTACGGAATGCGGTACCAGCTGGAAAGCCCGCGCGCCGATATGCTGATGGACCTGTTCCACAGCCTGTGCGAAGAAAAAGGAATCCTGCATGACAACGATCAGATTTTCGAATATCTCAGCACCTTTGAAGAAAAGAATGAATCCGTGCAGCTGGACCTGTTCGAGGATTTGATGACCGTCTGA
- the etfB gene encoding electron transfer flavoprotein subunit beta — MKIIVCVKQVPNTNQIKINPETGTLIREGVPAILNPDDANALEEALKVKDANPGTTVTVITMGPPQAKEMLQECVAMGADEGILLSDRALGGSDTWATSNAVAAGIRKVGDFDIIFAGRQAIDGDTAQVGPQIAEKLGIPQVTYATEFDIDGDSVVVKRALEDGYERLKVKMPCVITAIKELNTPRYMSIRGILKGAKQEIKVWSADDIGVDRSVVGLKASPTNVFKSFTPKPKGAGLTVEGDTAKEKAANLMADMKARHII; from the coding sequence ATGAAGATAATCGTTTGCGTAAAACAGGTTCCGAATACCAATCAGATCAAAATCAATCCGGAAACCGGAACGCTGATTCGCGAGGGCGTTCCGGCAATCCTGAATCCGGACGACGCCAATGCGCTTGAGGAGGCACTGAAGGTTAAAGACGCCAATCCGGGGACGACAGTGACCGTTATCACCATGGGACCGCCTCAGGCGAAGGAAATGCTTCAGGAATGCGTGGCAATGGGAGCCGATGAAGGAATCCTCCTCTCGGACCGTGCGCTGGGAGGATCCGACACATGGGCTACGTCGAATGCTGTAGCCGCAGGAATCCGCAAGGTCGGCGACTTTGATATCATCTTTGCCGGAAGACAGGCGATCGACGGAGATACGGCTCAGGTGGGACCGCAGATTGCGGAAAAACTGGGGATTCCGCAGGTGACATACGCGACCGAATTCGATATTGACGGAGACAGCGTTGTCGTCAAGAGAGCACTGGAAGACGGATATGAGAGACTGAAGGTCAAGATGCCCTGCGTCATCACCGCCATCAAGGAACTGAACACGCCGAGATACATGTCTATCCGCGGCATTCTGAAGGGCGCGAAGCAGGAGATCAAAGTCTGGAGCGCTGATGATATCGGTGTTGACAGAAGTGTTGTCGGACTGAAGGCCTCTCCGACCAATGTGTTTAAATCCTTCACGCCGAAGCCGAAGGGCGCAGGCCTCACAGTAGAAGGCGATACGGCGAAGGAAAAGGCGGCGAATCTGATGGCGGATATGAAAGCCAGACATATCATTTAG
- a CDS encoding acyl-CoA dehydrogenase, whose amino-acid sequence MEFSYSREQQMVKKMLKEFAENEIEPISAEIDEKAEYPYETVAKLGELGVMGMPFPQEYGGAGTDYLTYIMAIEEISKVDASHGVIVQTHNALCCWPIFTYGTEEQKRKYLPDLLSGKKLGAFGLTEPNAGTDAAGTQTKATDAGDHWVLNGSKIFISGGGIADVYVIFAMTDKSKGTHGISAFIVEKGTPGFTSPKHENKMGIRGSIAAELVFEDCCIPKENLLGQTGKGFKIAMSALDVGRLGIAAQALGIAQGAFDKTVEYMKQRKQFGKTLDKFQALAFEMAEMRTKIDGSRYLLYDACNRRDRGLPSTVAAAEAKLACSTTAMYVTEKAVQFHGGYGYIKDYPVERMMRDAKITEIYEGTSEVMKMVMGGEIFK is encoded by the coding sequence ATGGAATTCAGTTATTCAAGAGAACAGCAGATGGTGAAAAAAATGCTGAAAGAGTTTGCTGAAAATGAAATCGAACCCATTTCGGCGGAAATCGATGAAAAGGCAGAATATCCGTATGAAACCGTCGCTAAACTTGGCGAACTCGGCGTCATGGGAATGCCGTTCCCGCAGGAATATGGCGGAGCGGGCACCGATTATCTGACATATATCATGGCCATTGAAGAAATTTCAAAGGTCGATGCGTCTCACGGTGTCATCGTGCAGACACATAATGCGCTCTGTTGCTGGCCGATTTTCACTTACGGAACAGAAGAACAGAAAAGAAAATATCTGCCGGACCTGCTTTCCGGGAAGAAACTGGGAGCTTTCGGTCTGACGGAGCCGAATGCGGGAACAGACGCCGCCGGAACACAGACGAAGGCGACCGATGCAGGCGATCACTGGGTGCTGAACGGCTCCAAGATTTTTATTTCCGGCGGCGGAATCGCAGACGTCTATGTTATTTTTGCGATGACAGACAAGAGCAAAGGAACGCACGGAATCAGTGCGTTTATTGTCGAGAAGGGAACGCCGGGCTTCACTTCGCCGAAGCATGAGAACAAGATGGGTATCCGGGGCAGCATTGCTGCAGAACTGGTATTTGAGGACTGCTGCATCCCGAAAGAAAACCTGCTGGGACAGACCGGCAAGGGATTCAAAATAGCCATGTCCGCACTGGACGTCGGCCGTCTTGGCATTGCCGCACAGGCCCTGGGAATTGCACAGGGAGCTTTTGACAAAACCGTAGAGTACATGAAGCAGAGAAAACAGTTTGGAAAGACGCTGGATAAGTTCCAGGCACTCGCCTTTGAGATGGCGGAGATGCGGACGAAAATTGACGGATCACGCTATCTCCTTTATGATGCCTGCAACCGCAGAGACCGCGGACTGCCTTCAACTGTCGCGGCGGCGGAGGCTAAGCTGGCGTGCTCCACAACGGCGATGTATGTAACGGAGAAGGCCGTGCAGTTCCACGGCGGATACGGATACATCAAGGATTATCCGGTGGAGAGAATGATGAGAGACGCCAAAATTACAGAGATATACGAAGGCACGTCAGAGGTCATGAAGATGGTCATGGGCGGCGAGATTTTCAAATAA
- a CDS encoding 2-hydroxyacyl-CoA dehydratase subunit D has product MAEEVKRTSKQLLKDIQDGTYARAQEAKANGEPVVWATSICPDELLNAMDLATVYPENQAGVIGARKEAMKFIEQAEGVGYGPDTCSYARVNMGYVDLQQSDSQEIPLPDLIFSSTNICYTVQKWYENLAKKLNIPLILFDMPFNHEYEVTDSATAYIRGQLENAIKQLEEFTGRKMDYDKLAHAMEINNETCEWWKKATDTGMYTPSPLDGFKMFNYMALMVANRSFEDSRDCFRLWYEELEQRHAEGQGPWSSAEEQYRIIWDGIACWPHLSTTYKLLKKYGINMVTSTYPQSWYKVYETNDLDGMARSYTGNYANRNLDFGEDSMEERIRNFNVDGVLFHTNRSCKLMDFRTYEVQRRIMKSTGCPSVVFDGDQTDPRVFSDGQYETRVQALMEMMDKYKEQKRKGDL; this is encoded by the coding sequence ATGGCAGAGGAAGTAAAGAGAACTTCCAAGCAGCTGCTGAAGGACATCCAGGACGGAACCTACGCACGGGCGCAGGAAGCGAAAGCTAACGGCGAGCCGGTGGTATGGGCAACTTCCATCTGTCCGGATGAGCTGCTGAACGCAATGGATCTCGCGACGGTGTATCCGGAGAATCAGGCCGGAGTCATCGGCGCCCGGAAAGAAGCAATGAAATTCATCGAGCAGGCGGAGGGCGTCGGATACGGACCGGACACCTGCTCCTACGCAAGAGTCAATATGGGCTACGTGGATCTTCAGCAGTCAGACTCCCAGGAAATTCCTCTTCCTGACCTGATTTTCTCCAGTACCAACATTTGTTATACTGTGCAGAAATGGTACGAGAATCTGGCCAAGAAGCTGAATATTCCTCTTATCCTGTTTGATATGCCGTTCAATCACGAGTATGAGGTGACCGACAGCGCGACTGCGTATATCCGCGGACAGCTTGAGAACGCGATTAAACAGCTGGAGGAATTCACCGGACGGAAGATGGATTACGATAAACTCGCTCATGCGATGGAGATCAACAACGAAACCTGCGAGTGGTGGAAGAAGGCCACAGACACCGGTATGTACACACCGTCACCGCTGGACGGCTTCAAGATGTTCAACTATATGGCGCTGATGGTGGCGAACCGCAGCTTTGAGGACAGTCGCGACTGTTTCCGCCTCTGGTATGAGGAACTGGAGCAGAGACACGCCGAGGGACAGGGTCCGTGGAGCAGCGCCGAGGAGCAGTACCGGATCATCTGGGACGGAATCGCCTGCTGGCCGCATCTCTCCACAACCTACAAACTGCTGAAGAAGTACGGCATCAACATGGTGACATCCACCTATCCTCAGAGCTGGTACAAGGTTTATGAAACCAATGACCTGGACGGTATGGCCAGGAGTTACACCGGCAACTACGCTAACCGCAACCTTGATTTCGGTGAAGACAGCATGGAAGAGCGAATCCGGAACTTCAACGTGGACGGCGTTCTGTTCCATACAAATCGCAGCTGCAAGCTGATGGATTTCCGGACCTACGAGGTTCAGAGACGGATCATGAAATCCACGGGATGTCCTTCGGTCGTCTTCGACGGCGATCAGACAGATCCGAGAGTCTTCTCCGACGGACAGTACGAGACGAGAGTCCAGGCGCTGATGGAGATGATGGACAAATACAAAGAACAGAAGAGAAAGGGGGATCTGTAA
- a CDS encoding sigma-54 interaction domain-containing protein encodes MGTKDNAKKKENPLLSAAGKEKLAESLIEILEGSFDGILVTDKEGKVLFVNDSYERVAEIKRSDIEGKYMKDLINPVWMPNSVAYIVAEQKTTVSKRQVVKSGRHIMVTGRPIFDEDGEIKIIVINARDITEIYELTEELQRSRNSEKLYMERMTDFSSMSDTERPIIAVSKSMRDILTLAKKVADFQITVLILGESGVGKEEIARFIHNNGARRDKPFITINCGAIPDNLLESELFGYEKGAFTGAMQTGKTGLLEAADGGTVFLDEIGETPLDFQVKLLRFLETKEVRKLGSVHSRHIDVRVLAATNRNLEQMIEDGQFREDLYFRLNVVQLEVPPLRERKEDILPLAMYFLSKFNRMYGQEKVLTYEVEQEMENEEWKGNVRELKNIMENMVIVSNNEYLQVEDLPWVTGQRRRAGEPSLAVKMVANLDLTLEAATEELEKIMLHRYIKEGKTTRDIAEALGVNQSTVVRKMQKYNLKRE; translated from the coding sequence ATGGGAACAAAGGATAATGCGAAGAAAAAAGAAAATCCGCTGCTGAGTGCGGCCGGCAAGGAGAAGCTTGCAGAGTCTCTGATCGAGATTCTGGAGGGTTCTTTTGATGGAATCCTTGTCACCGACAAGGAAGGGAAGGTACTCTTTGTTAACGACTCTTATGAGCGTGTTGCGGAAATCAAGAGAAGTGACATCGAAGGAAAATATATGAAAGACCTGATCAACCCCGTCTGGATGCCGAACTCGGTGGCGTATATTGTCGCGGAGCAGAAGACGACGGTTTCCAAGCGGCAGGTGGTCAAGTCGGGACGTCATATCATGGTGACGGGGCGGCCGATCTTTGATGAGGACGGAGAGATTAAGATTATCGTCATCAACGCCAGAGATATCACCGAGATTTACGAGCTGACGGAGGAACTGCAGCGGTCCCGGAATTCGGAGAAGCTCTATATGGAGAGGATGACCGATTTCTCCAGCATGAGCGATACGGAGCGGCCGATTATCGCGGTCAGCAAGTCGATGCGGGACATTCTGACGCTGGCGAAAAAGGTGGCGGATTTTCAGATTACTGTGCTGATTCTGGGCGAGTCCGGCGTGGGCAAGGAGGAGATTGCCCGGTTCATCCATAATAACGGAGCGCGCAGGGACAAACCGTTTATTACCATCAACTGCGGGGCGATCCCGGACAATCTTCTGGAATCGGAGCTGTTCGGCTATGAGAAGGGAGCCTTTACCGGCGCGATGCAGACGGGGAAGACCGGGCTGCTGGAGGCGGCGGACGGAGGAACGGTATTTCTGGATGAGATCGGTGAGACTCCGCTGGATTTTCAGGTTAAGCTGCTGAGGTTTCTGGAGACAAAGGAAGTTCGGAAGCTGGGTTCGGTGCATTCCAGGCATATTGATGTGCGGGTGCTGGCGGCGACCAACCGGAATCTGGAGCAGATGATCGAGGATGGACAGTTTCGCGAGGATTTGTATTTTCGTCTTAATGTGGTGCAGCTGGAGGTTCCGCCTCTTCGGGAGCGGAAGGAGGATATTCTTCCGCTGGCGATGTACTTTCTCAGTAAATTCAATCGGATGTACGGGCAGGAGAAGGTTCTCACCTATGAGGTGGAGCAGGAGATGGAAAACGAAGAATGGAAGGGGAACGTCCGTGAATTGAAAAACATCATGGAGAATATGGTGATCGTCAGCAATAACGAGTATCTTCAGGTGGAGGATCTGCCGTGGGTCACCGGACAAAGGCGCAGAGCGGGAGAGCCTTCCTTGGCGGTGAAGATGGTCGCGAATCTGGATTTGACACTGGAAGCAGCGACAGAGGAGCTGGAGAAGATTATGCTGCACCGGTATATCAAGGAAGGAAAGACGACACGGGATATTGCGGAAGCGCTGGGAGTCAATCAGTCCACCGTGGTGCGGAAGATGCAGAAGTATAATCTGAAGAGGGAGTGA
- a CDS encoding IS110 family transposase: MNAVGIDVSKGKSMVAIMRPFGEIVSTPFEIKHTTSDINSLIDLINSIEGESRIVMEHTGRYYEVLAHQLSKANLFVSAVNPKLIKDFDNDSLRKVKSDKADAVKIARYALDKWQNLKQYSVMDELRNQLKIMNRQFGFYMKHRTAMKNNLIGILDQTYPGVNTYFDSPARSDGSQKWVDFASTYWHADCVRKMSLNAFIDHYQKWCKRKKYNFSQAKAEEIYGKAKELFPVLPKDEITKLIIRQAIEQLNNASATVEKLRTLMNDTASKLPEYPVVMDMKGVGPALGPQLMAEIGDVTRFTHKGAITAFAGVDPGVNESGSYAQKSVPASKRGSAALRRTLFQIMDALIKNMPQDDPVYQFLDKKRAQGKPYYVYMTAGANKFLRIYYGRVKEYLLSLPDSE; this comes from the coding sequence ATGAACGCAGTAGGTATCGATGTTTCTAAAGGTAAAAGCATGGTTGCAATCATGAGACCATTTGGTGAAATTGTCTCTACACCTTTTGAAATCAAACACACAACCAGTGATATCAACTCACTTATTGATCTGATCAATTCTATTGAAGGTGAATCTCGGATTGTAATGGAGCATACAGGACGTTATTACGAAGTCCTTGCACATCAGCTCTCCAAGGCCAACCTCTTCGTCAGCGCCGTCAATCCCAAACTGATCAAGGATTTTGATAACGACTCCCTGCGTAAAGTAAAATCCGATAAGGCGGATGCCGTTAAGATTGCGCGCTATGCGCTTGACAAGTGGCAAAATCTGAAACAGTATAGTGTTATGGATGAATTACGCAATCAGCTTAAAATCATGAACCGTCAGTTTGGCTTCTACATGAAGCACAGGACGGCTATGAAGAATAATCTCATCGGCATCCTTGATCAAACCTATCCTGGCGTTAACACTTACTTTGACAGCCCCGCGCGTAGTGACGGCAGCCAGAAATGGGTTGATTTTGCATCCACTTACTGGCATGCTGACTGTGTTCGCAAGATGTCTCTTAATGCCTTTATTGACCACTATCAGAAGTGGTGCAAAAGAAAGAAGTATAACTTCAGTCAGGCAAAAGCTGAAGAAATCTACGGAAAAGCAAAGGAGCTTTTTCCTGTACTTCCAAAGGATGAAATAACAAAACTTATCATCAGGCAGGCGATTGAACAGCTCAACAACGCCTCTGCAACCGTCGAGAAACTTCGCACGCTCATGAATGATACTGCATCTAAGCTCCCGGAATACCCTGTCGTCATGGATATGAAAGGTGTTGGGCCAGCGCTCGGTCCACAACTCATGGCTGAAATCGGTGATGTCACACGTTTCACTCACAAGGGAGCTATCACTGCATTTGCCGGCGTAGATCCCGGCGTAAATGAATCAGGGTCCTATGCACAAAAGAGCGTTCCTGCCTCAAAGCGTGGATCTGCAGCTCTACGAAGAACCCTGTTTCAAATAATGGATGCTCTTATCAAGAATATGCCGCAAGATGATCCGGTATATCAGTTCCTGGATAAGAAACGAGCTCAGGGTAAACCCTACTATGTCTACATGACAGCAGGTGCCAACAAGTTTCTACGAATCTACTATGGACGAGTGAAAGAATATCTTTTATCTCTTCCGGATTCAGAATAG
- a CDS encoding electron transfer flavoprotein subunit alpha/FixB family protein — MKDFSDYKNIWVFAEQRQGKLVNVALELIGEGKKLAAEISDETRICAVLIGNGVDPLVEELYEYGADTVYVLQDPLLEQYTTDAYAKVMTDAINRYKPEIVLYGATHIGRDLAPRVAARLNTGLTADCTRLDINTANYMDYLEEKTTASLAGLDRNDPSKGLKQTRPAFGGNLMATIITPNTRPQMATVRPGVMDKREREEGARGERIDVNVEISKEDIHVEVLEVVKAAKEMVSLTDASIICSGGRGLGDASGFDLIRAFADKVGGVVGASRAAVDAGWIEQSHQVGQTGTTVKPHIYFACGISGAIQHLAGMQTSDIIVAINKDPECPMMQLADYAIEGDLKKVIPEIMELWDVEAV, encoded by the coding sequence ATGAAAGATTTTTCGGATTACAAAAATATATGGGTCTTTGCGGAGCAGAGACAGGGAAAACTTGTCAATGTGGCGCTGGAGCTGATCGGGGAAGGAAAGAAGCTGGCTGCCGAAATCAGCGATGAAACCAGAATATGCGCGGTGCTGATCGGAAACGGAGTCGATCCGCTGGTTGAGGAGCTGTACGAATACGGTGCGGACACCGTCTATGTTCTGCAGGATCCTCTTCTGGAGCAGTACACCACTGACGCTTATGCGAAGGTCATGACCGATGCGATAAACCGGTATAAGCCGGAAATCGTGCTCTACGGCGCGACGCACATCGGAAGAGATCTGGCGCCGAGAGTAGCGGCGAGACTGAATACGGGACTTACCGCCGACTGCACCAGACTGGACATCAATACGGCGAATTATATGGATTATCTGGAGGAGAAAACAACGGCTTCTCTGGCCGGTCTGGACAGAAACGATCCGAGCAAGGGCCTGAAACAGACCCGTCCTGCCTTCGGAGGCAATCTGATGGCAACCATCATTACACCGAACACCAGACCGCAGATGGCGACGGTGAGACCCGGTGTCATGGATAAAAGAGAGCGGGAAGAGGGTGCCAGAGGCGAACGCATCGATGTGAATGTGGAGATCAGCAAGGAAGATATTCATGTTGAAGTTCTGGAGGTCGTGAAGGCAGCGAAGGAGATGGTTTCCCTGACGGACGCCAGCATTATCTGCTCTGGCGGCCGCGGACTGGGCGACGCTTCCGGATTCGATCTGATCCGCGCTTTCGCCGATAAAGTCGGCGGAGTGGTGGGAGCTTCCCGTGCGGCAGTCGATGCGGGATGGATCGAGCAGAGCCATCAGGTGGGACAGACCGGAACGACGGTGAAGCCGCACATATACTTTGCCTGCGGGATTTCCGGCGCAATCCAGCATCTTGCGGGAATGCAGACCTCCGATATCATCGTTGCGATCAACAAAGATCCGGAATGCCCGATGATGCAGCTGGCGGATTACGCGATTGAGGGCGACCTGAAAAAGGTGATCCCGGAGATCATGGAGCTCTGGGACGTGGAAGCAGTATAG